The Salvia hispanica cultivar TCC Black 2014 unplaced genomic scaffold, UniMelb_Shisp_WGS_1.0 HiC_scaffold_1153, whole genome shotgun sequence genome contains a region encoding:
- the LOC125197993 gene encoding uncharacterized protein LOC125197993 — MAPDLNNAASPTDREKQKNLDQEVREMISTLTSRLGSIQRSQKSGSSSSHAQADDDEQGMRMITLAGTNLGATMRGDLDDKTAAPQGLSLPEQEESASYVVNSNFQAINNSIMLGGSYKTNDPGVHLDITDYVDHNDGDKKGKKSRRGGHGGGHHHGKRSDNLSDTESEKN, encoded by the coding sequence CTCCCACCGACCGCGAGAAGCAGAAGAATCTCGACCAAGAGGTTCGAGAGATGATCTCCACCCTCACCAGCCGCTTGGGCAGCATCCAACGCTCCCAAAAATCAGGGAGCTCGAGCTCCCACGCCCAAGCTGACGACGACGAGCAAGGCATGAGGATGATCACGCTGGCCGGGACCAACCTAGGCGCCACCATGCGCGGCGACCTAGACGACAAAACCGCCGCCCCTCAGGGCCTCTCCCTGCCGGAGCAGGAGGAATCCGCCTCCTACGTCGTCAACAGCAACTTCCAAGCCATCAACAACTCCATCATGCTCGGGGGCAGCTACAAGACCAACGATCCCGGCGTTCATTTGGACATCACTGACTACGTTGACCACAACGACGGCGACAAGAAGGGGAAGAAGAGCAGGAGAGGGGGCCACGGCGGCGGCCACCACCATGGAAAACGCTCCGACAACCTTAGCGACACGGAGAGTGAGAAGAACTGA